Proteins from a single region of Nomia melanderi isolate GNS246 chromosome 11, iyNomMela1, whole genome shotgun sequence:
- the bnb gene encoding bangles and beads, whose amino-acid sequence MKLIVTTMMCLAVLKASFALPLPASVGLAHVDVLPMPGTAPDPKQKAVKVEPAPAQSAESADKRNLKSDPIPDPLPEKPEEKKEEPAAKPEEKKDDLIIPEKKLPEQPQPSQEAQSQPAQEPKLEQPQEEEGLKPAASETHETVQAAPQEPKQEPAEASAEQTKVVPLEGKSSEQADSAEKSAESKEESKEEKKPEKAKSSELKEDEAQSSESSEEKYALAPEEKKLLDKPEEQEEKKAEEKPDRVTRDAEEAVPAVKKLDEPAEQSPAAAETKKSEPQAKPAVEEAKPALKNEKDEPAAQQPAASSEKSAEEAPAAAAPPAKEAKSAQVAVQDKPEEANQESQVTAESNLQAKVAPAEEKKEEPLKQDAAKEGKSEECSEEETDKSAEEKSEKSSDDKSDKSADVKSEKSSNEKSEKASTETTAESADKSSEENEAKSAKAKSELLPKPQESEKSADEKSDKSSEEKWEKRLVYEDKSSEDNESKSAEAKPELLPKPQELRQESE is encoded by the exons ATGAAGCTGATCGTGACAACGATGATGTGCCTGGCAGTGTTAAAGGCGTCGTTCGCGTTGCCGTTGCCTGCATCGGTCGGGCTGGCCCACGTGGACGTCTTGCCGATGCCGGGCACCGCACCCGATCCGAAACAGAAAGCCGTGAAAGTGGAACCGGCCCCGGCGCAGTCGGCCGAGTCCGCCGACAAGCGCAACCTGAAGAGCGACCCGATACCGGACCCGCTGCCTGAGAAGCccgaggagaagaaggaggaacCAGCTGCGAAACCCGAAGAGAAGAAGGATGACCTGATCATCCCAGAGAAGAAGCTGCCCGAGCAGCCGCAACCGAGCCAGGAGGCGCAATCTCAACCAGCTCAGGAGCCGAAACTGGAACAGCCTCAAGAGGAGGAGGGCTTGAAACCGGCCGCGTCCGAAACCCACGAGACGGTGCAAGCTGCGCCGCAAGAGCCCAAGCAGGAACCCGCCGAAGCTTCCGCCGAGCAAACC AAAGTCGTGCCTCTCGAAGGCAAGAGCTCCGAGCAGGCCGACTCCGCTGAGAAGTCCGCAGAGTCAAAGGAGGAGTCTAAAGAAGAGAAGAAACCTGAGAAAGCGAAATCCAGCGAATTGAAGGAGGACGAAGCCCAATCGTCCGAATCCTCCGAAGAGAAGTATGCCCTCGCGCCTGAAGAGAAGAAGCTCCTGGACAAACCCGAAGAGCAAGAGGAGAAGAAAGCCGAGGAGAAACCGGACCGCGTGACCCGCGACGCCGAGGAGGCAGTTCCAGCAGTAAAGAAGCTCGACGAACCGGCCGAGCAGTCCCCAGCGGCCGCTGAAACCAAGAAGAGTGAGCCACAGGCGAAACCGGCGGTCGAGGAAGCGAAACCCGCGCTAAAGAACGAGAAGGACGAACCAGCTGCGCAACAACCCGCGGCCAGCTCCGAAAAATCCGCTGAGGAGGCGCCCGCAGCCGCTGCTCCACCAGCGAAGGAGGCGAAGAGTGCTCAGGTCGCTGTTCAAGATAAACCCGAAGAAGCTAACCAGGAGTCGCAGGTCACAGCCGAATCTAATTTGCAAGCAAAAGTTGCGCCGGCTgaagagaagaaagaggaaCCCCTGAAGCAGGACGCCGCGAAGGAGGGGAAATCGGAAGAATGCTCAGAGGAGGAGACGGACAAATCGGCGGAAGAGAAATCTGAAAAATCTTCGGATGACAAGTCGGACAAGTCCGCGGATGTGAAGTCGGAAAAGTCCTCGAATGAGAAATCGGAGAAGGCGTCGACCGAGACCACCGCGGAGTCTGCAGATAAGTCCTCCGAGGAGAACGAGGCTAAGTCTGCCAAAGCTAAATCCGAGCTTTTGCCGAAGCCCCAGGAGTCGGAGAAGTCCGCAGATGAGAAGTCGGACAAATCCTCGGAAGAGAAATGGGAGAAGAGACTCGTCTACGAAGACAAGTCCTCTGAGGACAACGAGTCCAAATCTGCCGAAGCCAAGCCCGAGCTTTTGCCGAAGCCCCAGGAGCTTAGGCAGGAATCCGAGTAA
- the LOC116430560 gene encoding tax1-binding protein 3 homolog, with the protein MCAKMAFQHQAGTAMKCLSIPITLQKEMEVNENGEKVMKCGFKIGGGIDQDFRKSPQGYTDNGIYVTEVHEGSPAAKSGLRMHDKILQCNGYDFTMVTHKKAVSYIRKHPVLNLLVARKGVTST; encoded by the exons ATGTGTGCGAAAATGGCTTTTCAGCACCAAGCTGGTACTGCTATGAAGTGCTTGAGC ataccAATAACATTACAGAAGGAGATGGAAGTGaatgaaaatggagaaaaagTAATGAAATGTGGTTTTAAGATTGGTGGCGGAATTGATCAAGATTTTAGGAAAAGTCCGCAGGGTTACACAGATAAT GGCATATACGTAACTGAAGTACACGAAGGATCTCCAGCAGCAAAAAGTGGTCTTAGAATGCATGACAAAATATTACAATGCAATGGGTACGATTTTACCATGGTCACTCATAAAAAAGCAGTATCTTATATCAGGAAGCATCcagtattaaatttattagtagCTCGCAAGGGTGTGACCAGTACTTAA